Part of the Lycium ferocissimum isolate CSIRO_LF1 chromosome 6, AGI_CSIRO_Lferr_CH_V1, whole genome shotgun sequence genome, GTTCATTACCAGAAACCTCACTTCTATGCTATCCCTAATCCTCCTCACACAAAGGTctgttttcttctttctttttcccccccctttttaCTGTAGTATATTGGggattttctcttttttatctTCTTACCTCCACACCTCATGATTCTACCGGTATTTTCATTAAGGGAATCAAAATGTAAAAGAAGTACCAATATTAAAAAACATGAATTAGCGGCGGATAAATTTCAGAGCTAATTTTAATAGTATAAACACATAGAGAAACTAAAGGTATTCACagataacatatacatataggaaAAATCATTTTACCTATCTACAAAGTGTAGTTTTGAGCATAAGGCATCAATTTAAACAAgagtggctccgccactgcccCACAACTTGATAACTTAGACTCCTTTTAGTGCCTATTTATATTTACACTTACTAAATTGAATAAATGAGTGACCTAATGTAATCCTTATGGTAGTTAGGTTTTGGAAACTAAACCTTCATCGTGTTTATACTTATTAGTTGTGTTAAATAAAGCGTTTTTGAGTATTATCAATGAAATTAGAATTTAAAcatcaaataagaaaaatacTTCCTTTCTGTCCATATTAGTTATCTTTAGGGTTTCTATATACTGTTACTATACACATTAAATAACCATAACCATAAGAATGTTTGCCTATATTTACCATTTATCAGAAATGTTTAACTTCATTAATGCTTCATTTAATTTATCAGAGCAGTAAGGATATATTACgaaaaatgtaataaataatttcttatTCTTTTAAATGTCAAATACAGCAAATATAATGTAATTTGTTAAAGTGACCAATATTTGGGCCCCAACAAAGTAATAATATGATATAGTCATGATAGCCGGTTGAAATTTCTGGTATGAAATTGTATACCTGTCAACCTAATAATTAAGTAACCCTGGTGATATAGAGTACAATTATTACGGCAATAAGAAAAGGGCCTTCTTTGAATTAGATTTTGAATCTAAGAACTCGTTTCCCTCAAAGAGTCATTGGAAGTAGCAAAGTTTCCAACAAACTCAACCCAATTTCAACATTGGACTTGGAAGTCAAGAAATGATGCTTGACTTTGAGAGCATTATTTGCCTCGAACTTAGTATAAAATATGTTTAAAGACATATATCGTCAACTATTCATACATGTACAGCGTGTTCAGTAACTGTCTCCTCGGCCGTCTATCATgtgatacgatatgctatgataaaTGTTACTTCCTCTCTGTTCATTTATGCCAAGGTGTTTGATTAAACgcgaaatttaaaataaaaagaaagatatgTGATctgaaataaaaagaattatgtgaaaaaaaaattatctcattaagaataaaataaaagttaaattagGATTAAAATGATcctaatatataaaaatatatcatatacttGCACTGTTACTTTTATGATTTAGGATTAAAATGatcattttttcatatattaagGATTATTTTGATTACTTGGTATATACGAAGCACTAAAAAGATCACTTTTTCTATAAATTAAGGACTTTTGGTTACGTGATATATATGAAGGATTAAAATGATCACTTTTTCTATACATTAACGACTATTTCAGTATATATGAAGGACTAAAATAGTCCAACCCCCATACATTAAGGACCATTTATCATTTTGTTAAATTACATCTCAATGTAGTTGAGACATATATATGAATTTTGTTCATGTCGCCATATTTAAGCTCGtatcaaaatttaaattctttaGCACTAAAATTTCACATTTGCTAATGGTGTACGAGTTTTCACTAGAAAATTCGTAGTGAATATTatgatctattttttttcaGCTAAGAGATTACAAATCTTTGAGATGACATTGCTGCAGAACGAACGCTAAACTAACAAGATACAAAAAAGAAAGTCCACAAACCACAAGTGAATAcctttgaattttctttttatcattATAATAACATATTTGATCCTCGTTTATCATAATCATTTCGAAAAGAAATTGGAGGTAGAAAGTAGCAATATTTATGAAACAGAACAACAGTAGAAATAGCAATATTGCCAATTAATGTGGGGAAAAATATTTGTAATGCAGACAAAGGGAGAtattaataagaagaagagGTGTCCAGAGCAGAAATGGACAGGTAAAGTAGAGAAAGCAAGGAATGAAAGTGGGCCTCAAAGGCAGTACACAACAATGAAGTCGGCCCAACGGCCCACAAATGCTAAACCTGTGGATGAATATCTTTACAAAATTCCTCCTCATCTCCTTCCTGGCTATAAGAAAGTTAGTCCTTCTctccatcctttttcttttcttgaaaacgAATTTACGGTTCGCAATACGAATTTTTACACTATATATCCGCTTACCCATATAACAGCCAgcaaatatatatgttttgttttaattattatttacaaaaaatatacatattttaatgTATACTTTTTCTATATTGGCCAGTGGCTGTAACTATTTTTGGCCGACCGGTTAAATATGTAAATATCCATAATTAATAAATGCTTAATATGTGGTTTTGCTCAACACTTTTATCACTTTGCATGATTAATTAATGTGTTACACTTGAATTTGtgtgggtaatttttttttttttttgctccttccttgattttttttcttattttgagcTTGTCATTATAATTTCTTTCAGcacaaaatttacaaaaatttgatAGCGGGATCAGACATAGACAATCATGTTTTTGGAAATGCTAGTTAAAGATCtagaaacaataaaaataaagtcAACTGACCcctcaattttgtttttttcataTTAAATACTTCTCTTCAATTATTTGATTGTTAAGAATACCGACAATATCTGTCAAATCACCAATCTGCACTATCATGGACATATTAGTAACACACATTaaaatacaccaaaaaaaaaaaaaagttgcgcACTTTGAATCATCTTGGAATTTACCTCTAAAATGCAAGGTGGCATCTATACGACTGAGCTATCATTCGAAAAATGACTTAACTCCGTTAGTCCAATATAATTATAAAACTCAAGTTTTTTTTATTCTCTG contains:
- the LOC132059570 gene encoding uncharacterized protein LOC132059570; amino-acid sequence: MMEMEFKRSTGVQIPVFGEWDKANELPITQYFESARQAGLIRHSVEDDLYVVHYQKPHFYAIPNPPHTKTKGDINKKKRCPEQKWTGKVEKARNESGPQRQYTTMKSAQRPTNAKPVDEYLYKIPPHLLPGYKKKRMFGFFSRCLAPPCKA